In the genome of Marinomonas algicola, the window TCTGGACCTCGTGGAGAAGGTTACCCTGTTGAACGTAAAGAGCCTCAAATTCGAAATGCGGATATTTTGAGCCAAGTAAAAGCGGCGGTCATCAAAGACGATTATCTTGATACCTTGAAAGCGATCGATCAAGATCTAGTGAAAACGGCCGTCACCGGCGAGCGTTTCCAGCAGTGTTTTTTTGATCATTGTCAGCGTCCTGAAATAGAAGCCTATGTACGTTCGCTTTTATAAGAATGATAGGGTCAAGTGACACTGATCGTAAGGCATTGCTTTATCGCCATTCTGGGCATCAAAGCAAATGGTCTCAAGGGTTATAAAAAGAAGTAAATTATGTGGATTATTTATGCATTATTAGCCGCTCTATTTTTTGGAATGAGAGGGATAATGTACCAATGGACGTCTCAGAAAGACATCAACCGCAATGTAATGTTATTTGGGGTTTTTTTTGTCGGTTTTGTCATTAGCTCTGTGGCCATGTATGTTTTAAATCAACAATGGTATGCATGGACGGATATTTGTATTGGGCTCTTATTGGGAGGCGGCTCTTTTGCCTCCAATGCGGCTTTACATAAAGGTTTTTCAGTAGGTAAAGCATCCCTTATTAGTATTCTGTCCGGGTTACCGCCGTTGTTTGTTGTCTTGCTGGCTTTTTTACTTTGGGACGAGACGTTAACGACTCAGCAGTTTATAGGGTTTGTCGTCATTTTTGTTGGGCTTTATACCATCCGCTATTCAAATGATATTTCGTTGCGCAATTTACAAGGGGCGCAATGGGGCCTTCTTGCCGCGCTGTTTTTTGCGTTCAACGATTTATTAGGTAAACAGTCAACGCGTCTTGACGCGGACATGTTTGCCACACTGACGTTGATGTTTGGAGTTGGCAGTTGTTTATTTGCCTTTAGCTGGCTTAAAAACCGTAAAGTGACCGCCCGCAATGTCGAGGGAGCACGACCACACTGGTCAAATATACGAACCTTTTCCTGTGGGTTGGTTATTG includes:
- a CDS encoding DMT family transporter; translation: MWIIYALLAALFFGMRGIMYQWTSQKDINRNVMLFGVFFVGFVISSVAMYVLNQQWYAWTDICIGLLLGGGSFASNAALHKGFSVGKASLISILSGLPPLFVVLLAFLLWDETLTTQQFIGFVVIFVGLYTIRYSNDISLRNLQGAQWGLLAALFFAFNDLLGKQSTRLDADMFATLTLMFGVGSCLFAFSWLKNRKVTARNVEGARPHWSNIRTFSCGLVIGLTNVAGMMAILSAFALGAAGLVSAVAAMNILIVLLYSRIFLKESFSRQEVLGISAALIGILILRLSQ